A genomic window from Carboxydothermus pertinax includes:
- a CDS encoding NAD(P)H-dependent glycerol-3-phosphate dehydrogenase yields MKVAVLGAGSWGTALSNLLAQKGVNTYLWGRNKEFIEDLKNTRENTRYLSGVKLSPAIHFTTDLKMALEGSDFVVAAVPSQVFRELLQNISPYFTRQQVLVNTAKGIEEGSLLTMSGVFSQIMPEYRANYTILSGPSHAEEVGRGIPTAIVVSGFNGENLIRVQELFATEYFRVYTNDDLIGVELGGSLKNIIAIASGICTGLGLGDNTRAALITRGLIEITRIGIKLGAKKETFMGLSGLGDLFVTAGSRHSRNYKAGILIGEGKTVEETQKEIKMVVEGIRTTRAAYRLAQKVGVEMPITEALYKVLFEGLSPREGLFGLMTRAKKEELNF; encoded by the coding sequence ATAAAAGTTGCAGTTTTAGGGGCCGGAAGCTGGGGAACGGCCCTTTCCAATCTTTTAGCCCAAAAGGGGGTAAATACTTACCTCTGGGGGCGAAATAAGGAGTTTATTGAAGATTTAAAAAATACCCGGGAAAATACCCGCTATCTCTCTGGAGTTAAGCTATCCCCAGCCATTCATTTTACGACAGACTTAAAAATGGCTTTAGAGGGGTCAGATTTTGTAGTGGCGGCAGTACCATCTCAGGTATTTCGGGAATTACTGCAAAATATCTCCCCCTATTTTACCCGGCAACAGGTCCTCGTTAATACGGCCAAAGGGATTGAAGAAGGAAGCCTTTTAACAATGTCCGGGGTATTTAGCCAGATAATGCCGGAGTATCGGGCAAATTATACGATTTTATCCGGTCCCAGTCATGCGGAAGAAGTAGGACGGGGAATTCCAACGGCGATAGTAGTTTCCGGGTTTAATGGAGAAAATCTTATCCGGGTGCAAGAACTTTTTGCCACCGAATATTTTCGCGTTTATACCAATGATGATTTAATAGGAGTGGAACTCGGGGGAAGCTTAAAAAATATTATTGCTATTGCATCCGGAATCTGCACCGGATTGGGTTTAGGGGACAACACCAGGGCTGCTTTAATCACCCGGGGTTTAATAGAAATTACCCGCATTGGAATTAAACTGGGAGCTAAAAAGGAAACCTTTATGGGACTATCCGGATTAGGCGACCTGTTTGTAACCGCGGGAAGTCGCCATAGTAGAAATTATAAAGCAGGAATATTAATTGGTGAAGGAAAAACGGTAGAAGAGACCCAGAAGGAAATAAAGATGGTAGTGGAGGGGATAAGAACTACCCGGGCGGCTTACCGGTTAGCCCAAAAGGTAGGCGTGGAGATGCCGATTACCGAAGCATTATATAAAGTGCTCTTTGAAGGATTATCCCCCAGGGAAGGGCTTTTTGGTTTGATGACCCGGGCCAAAAAAGAAGAATTAAATTTTTAA
- the plsY gene encoding glycerol-3-phosphate 1-O-acyltransferase PlsY, whose product MIILASLIAYLLGSIPFGYLTSKFLWGVDITKRGSGNIGATNVYRNLGPYPGAITALGDVGKGMLAVYLGFLLAGERGALTASFFVVIGHAYSIFLKFRGGKIVATTFGVLIMTSIKVALVVFIIWLVIMLLSRYVSLGSIVCGLSIPLVMLLFGLKVPQIYLGAFLGLMIFYRHQDNIKRLMAGTENKIGTRKKG is encoded by the coding sequence TTGATTATTTTGGCAAGTTTAATTGCTTATTTACTGGGCTCAATACCCTTTGGCTATCTCACCTCAAAATTTCTCTGGGGAGTTGACATTACCAAAAGGGGAAGCGGGAATATTGGGGCCACTAACGTTTACCGAAACCTTGGGCCCTACCCTGGAGCTATTACTGCCTTAGGGGATGTGGGCAAAGGAATGCTGGCCGTTTATTTAGGCTTTCTTTTAGCCGGGGAGCGGGGAGCGCTTACCGCTTCATTTTTTGTGGTAATCGGCCATGCTTATTCAATATTTTTAAAGTTTCGGGGCGGAAAGATTGTGGCTACAACTTTTGGAGTACTGATTATGACTTCTATAAAAGTGGCTTTAGTAGTTTTTATCATTTGGTTGGTAATAATGCTTTTGAGCCGCTATGTATCGCTTGGCTCCATTGTCTGCGGATTGTCGATCCCACTGGTTATGCTGCTCTTTGGCTTAAAAGTACCACAAATTTATCTTGGAGCATTTTTAGGACTTATGATTTTTTACCGCCATCAGGATAATATAAAAAGGCTTATGGCCGGTACCGAAAATAAAATAGGTACCAGGAAAAAAGGCTAA
- the der gene encoding ribosome biogenesis GTPase Der, with product MKKPVVAIVGRPNVGKSTLFNRIVGERIAIVEDTPGVTRDRLYSEAEWQGKVFDLIDTGGLEFAEDIITTKVREQIEKAIEESDLILFVCDSREGVTPTDEIVAKNLRKSDKPVILVANKVDDYLNPPTNFYDLYRLGLGDPVPISAASGANIGDLLDLVISKLNFPEDYEEDDPVVKIAVVGRPNVGKSSLVNALLGEERVVVSDIPGTTRDAIDTPLWYQGRPYLLIDTAGMRRKSRIEEDLEKYSVNRSIKAIRRADVALLMISAEEGITEQDTKIAGLIHENGRGVIIVVNKWDLIEKDAKTADRYREHIYFELGFLKYAPIIFVSAKTGQRLHKLMELVNQVAFEHQKRVSTSLLNQILREAVLLNPPPTDRGRPLKIFYVTQVETKPPTFALFVNDAELMHFSYLRYLENVFRQNFGFEGTTIRFLLRERGRTT from the coding sequence ATGAAAAAGCCAGTGGTAGCAATAGTCGGTAGACCAAATGTAGGTAAGTCAACCCTGTTTAATCGCATTGTGGGCGAGCGAATTGCTATTGTCGAAGATACCCCTGGAGTTACCCGGGATCGATTATACAGTGAAGCGGAGTGGCAGGGCAAAGTTTTTGACCTTATTGACACCGGTGGCTTGGAGTTTGCGGAAGACATTATTACCACAAAAGTGCGGGAACAAATCGAAAAAGCTATTGAAGAATCAGATCTAATTTTATTTGTCTGTGATAGTCGGGAGGGGGTTACCCCTACTGATGAAATAGTAGCAAAAAATTTACGAAAATCAGATAAACCAGTAATCTTGGTAGCTAATAAAGTAGATGATTATTTAAATCCGCCAACTAATTTTTATGATTTATACCGCTTAGGCTTAGGAGATCCGGTGCCCATTTCAGCGGCAAGTGGTGCAAATATAGGAGATCTTTTAGACCTTGTGATTTCTAAACTTAATTTTCCTGAAGATTATGAAGAAGATGATCCAGTAGTAAAAATTGCTGTAGTAGGGAGGCCCAATGTAGGTAAATCGTCTCTGGTAAACGCTTTACTGGGGGAAGAACGGGTGGTAGTGTCTGATATTCCCGGAACTACCCGGGATGCCATTGACACTCCCCTATGGTATCAGGGCCGACCGTATCTACTAATCGATACCGCGGGGATGCGGCGGAAAAGTAGGATTGAGGAAGACTTAGAAAAGTACAGCGTCAATCGTTCTATTAAAGCGATCCGCCGGGCGGATGTAGCACTGCTTATGATTTCAGCGGAAGAGGGAATAACCGAGCAGGATACAAAAATTGCCGGTTTAATCCATGAAAACGGCCGGGGGGTTATTATCGTAGTAAATAAGTGGGATCTGATAGAAAAAGATGCGAAAACTGCTGACCGCTATCGGGAACATATTTATTTTGAATTAGGCTTCTTAAAGTATGCTCCAATTATTTTTGTTTCGGCTAAAACGGGACAAAGGCTTCATAAATTAATGGAACTGGTAAACCAGGTAGCTTTTGAGCACCAAAAAAGGGTGTCTACCAGCCTTTTAAATCAAATTTTACGGGAGGCAGTACTTTTAAATCCGCCCCCAACCGACCGGGGAAGGCCTTTGAAGATTTTTTATGTTACCCAGGTGGAAACCAAGCCGCCAACCTTTGCCCTTTTTGTGAACGATGCGGAATTAATGCATTTTTCGTATTTAAGGTATTTAGAAAACGTTTTCCGGCAAAATTTCGGTTTTGAAGGAACGACGATTAGATTTCTTTTGCGGGAGCGGGGGCGAACCACTTGA